A genomic segment from Aegilops tauschii subsp. strangulata cultivar AL8/78 chromosome 1, Aet v6.0, whole genome shotgun sequence encodes:
- the LOC109735878 gene encoding CAAX prenyl protease 2 has product MATPAGSHPASPPAIPGKAAVAACAAMAVSYVAVLYAPTLLLRLPPATSLRAFFHRRFVCAAVSSAASVLATAALLGVWSLSDSSKALAVFGIRSDHLLEAVVVPLLLTSLVYAGSFVARLWAMSSSCGTDDDGVGVSCTEKLARWMQTSLQDVMVWRNYVVAPFTEELVFRACMIPLLLCGGFKMYNIIFLSPIFFSLAHLNHLFELHQQGCNFMRSLLIVGVQLGYTVIFGWYAAFLFIRTGNLVSPIVAHILCNMMGLPVFSSQRTRGLTSLAFLAGSVSFFCLLFPATSPKLYNARLDGCSCWHGYCRWS; this is encoded by the exons ATGGCGACGCCGGCGGGTTCCCaccccgcctcgccgccggcgataCCCGGGAAGGCTGCGGTGGCAGCGTGCGCCGCCATGGCCGTTTCCTACGTCGCCGTCCTCTACGCCCCcacgctcctcctccgcctcccgcccgCCACCTCGCTCCGCGCCTTCTTCCACCGCCGCTTCGTGTGCGCGGCCGTGTCCTCCGCCGCCTCCGTCCTCGCCACCGCGGCGCTCCTAGGC GTATGGAGCTTGAGCGACTCGTCTAAGGCGCTCGCGGTGTTCGGCATTCGTAGTGATCACTTG CTCGAGGCAGTAGTGGTTCCACTTCTCCTTACATCCCTAGTGTATGCTGGGTCATTTGTCGCAAGACTCTGGGCCATGTCAAGCTCGTGTGGCACGGATGATGATGGGGTGGGAGTCAGCTGCACCGAGAAGCTTGCTCGCTGGATGCAAACCTCCTTACAGGATGTAATGGTGTGGCGGAACTACGTAGTG GCACCGTTTACGGAGGAGCTGGTTTTCAGGGCGTGCATGATACCTCTTCTTCTGTGTGGAGGATTCAAAATGTATAACATTATATTTCTGAGTCCAATCTTCTTCAGCCTAG CACACCTAAACCACTTGTTTGAACTTCACCAACAAGGATGCAACTTTATGAGATCTCTCCTGATTGTTG GTGTCCAATTAGGCTACACTGTAATTTTCGGGTGGTATGCTGCATTTTTGTTCATCCGAACAG GGAATCTTGTGTCTCCTATTGTTGCTCACATATTGTGTAACATGATGGGTTTGCCTGTGTTCTCATCACAGCGAACAAGAG GACTGACATCGCTAGCGTTTCTGGCCGGTTCAGTATCCTTCTTTTGTCTTCTTTTCCCTGCTACAAGTCCAAAACTGTACAATGCGAGGTTAGACGGATGCAGTTGCTGGCATGGTTACTGCAGATGGAGTTAG